From one Geminocystis sp. M7585_C2015_104 genomic stretch:
- the rlmN gene encoding 23S rRNA (adenine(2503)-C(2))-methyltransferase RlmN produces the protein MSTTTKPEVLLGKSLAELTAWVEKQGLPTYRGKQLYQWLYQKAATSWREISVLPLQWRESQSDAILGRSFLYHRSIADDGTRKYLLQLQDGLIIETVGIPTEKRLTVCVSTQVGCAMGCDFCATGKGGFTRNLYTHEIVDQILTVQRDFGRRVSHVVFMGMGEPLLNLPQLIPAIEVINKDIGIGQRNLTVSTVGLPQKILQLAKHHLQITLAVSLHAANQQLREKLIPTAKHYPLPQLLADCREYVKTTGRRVTFEYILLAGVNDLPSHAKQLASLVRGFQSHVNLIPYNPISQAHYQRPSLERINRFLQILKQEKIAATVRYSRGLSADAACGQLRARRLSLSV, from the coding sequence ATGTCTACCACCACAAAACCAGAAGTATTATTGGGCAAATCCCTGGCTGAGTTAACCGCTTGGGTGGAAAAACAAGGATTGCCTACCTACCGAGGCAAACAACTGTATCAGTGGCTTTATCAGAAGGCTGCCACCTCTTGGCGGGAAATTTCTGTCTTGCCTTTGCAATGGCGAGAGTCTCAGAGTGATGCCATTCTTGGTCGTTCTTTTCTCTATCATCGTAGTATAGCCGACGACGGAACTCGCAAATACCTCCTGCAACTACAAGATGGTTTGATTATTGAAACCGTTGGCATCCCCACCGAGAAAAGATTGACAGTGTGTGTTTCTACTCAGGTGGGTTGTGCTATGGGATGTGATTTTTGTGCCACGGGAAAAGGGGGTTTTACTCGCAATTTATACACCCATGAGATTGTAGATCAGATTTTGACTGTTCAAAGAGACTTTGGCAGGAGAGTTTCCCATGTTGTTTTTATGGGGATGGGGGAACCATTATTAAATTTACCACAGCTTATCCCTGCTATTGAGGTTATTAACAAAGATATAGGCATTGGGCAACGAAATCTTACTGTTTCTACTGTCGGTTTGCCACAAAAAATCCTACAATTGGCCAAACATCACCTGCAAATTACCTTAGCAGTCAGTCTTCATGCTGCCAATCAACAGCTACGGGAGAAATTAATCCCCACTGCCAAACACTATCCCCTCCCCCAACTATTGGCAGACTGTCGAGAATATGTTAAAACCACCGGCAGACGGGTTACGTTTGAATACATCCTCTTGGCGGGAGTTAACGATTTGCCTTCCCATGCCAAACAATTAGCTAGTCTTGTGAGGGGTTTTCAAAGTCACGTTAATCTTATCCCCTATAATCCCATTTCCCAGGCTCATTATCAACGTCCTTCCCTTGAGAGAATTAACCGTTTTCTCCAAATACTAAAACAGGAGAAAATCGCCGCCACTGTGCGTTATTCCCGCGGCTTGTCTGCTGATGCCGCTTGTGGACAACTCCGTGCCAGAAGACTTTCTCTTTCTGTATAA
- a CDS encoding J domain-containing protein, which yields MGFKDYYSILGVDKKASPEEIKKAFRRLAVKYHPDRNPNDKVAEEKFKEISEAYEILSDPDKRAKYDQFIRLGGVGGKQSQSQWTSSSSTRPGGDSRTRYNNDIDFDFSKYDSFEQFVADLLKRPFGNYTSTGAGTKNSGSTKSSTKTSYNYNAKDKGNDVEKTITLTYSQAYHGVETNVDLGVEQIKVRIPPGAKKGTRVRIRGKGQFNPVTSQSGDLYLKVDLKPHELFYFQDDKLTVDVPVTPHEAVLGGEIEVPTPEGGVKVKLPAGIRNGQYLRLRGKGWPNLQGGKDDLFVKVVIATPQNISPQEREYYEKIKAISKENPRAHLQNVRL from the coding sequence ATGGGATTTAAAGACTACTATTCGATTTTGGGGGTTGACAAGAAGGCATCACCGGAGGAGATTAAAAAGGCATTTCGGCGACTAGCAGTAAAATACCACCCAGACAGGAATCCCAATGACAAGGTGGCGGAGGAGAAGTTTAAGGAGATTAGTGAGGCTTATGAAATTTTAAGTGATCCTGACAAAAGGGCAAAGTATGATCAATTTATTCGTCTTGGGGGGGTTGGTGGCAAACAATCTCAGTCTCAGTGGACTTCTTCTAGCTCTACTAGACCAGGAGGCGATTCTCGTACCCGTTACAATAATGACATAGATTTCGACTTTAGTAAATACGACAGTTTTGAACAATTTGTAGCAGACTTGTTAAAAAGACCCTTCGGCAATTATACCAGTACTGGGGCTGGCACTAAAAATTCTGGCAGCACTAAGAGTAGCACTAAAACCAGTTACAACTATAATGCCAAGGACAAGGGCAATGATGTAGAAAAGACAATAACCCTAACCTATAGTCAAGCATATCATGGGGTGGAGACCAATGTGGATCTGGGGGTGGAGCAGATAAAGGTGAGAATCCCTCCCGGTGCGAAAAAAGGCACAAGGGTAAGAATTAGGGGAAAAGGGCAATTTAACCCCGTCACCAGTCAGAGTGGGGATTTATACTTAAAGGTGGACCTGAAGCCCCATGAATTATTTTATTTTCAAGATGACAAGTTAACTGTGGATGTACCTGTTACTCCCCATGAAGCCGTATTAGGGGGGGAAATTGAAGTGCCAACGCCGGAGGGAGGGGTGAAGGTGAAACTCCCTGCCGGTATTCGCAATGGACAATATTTGCGTCTGCGGGGGAAGGGATGGCCCAATCTACAGGGTGGGAAGGATGATTTATTTGTCAAGGTAGTGATTGCCACACCCCAAAATATATCCCCCCAGGAAAGGGAGTACTATGAGAAGATAAAGGCAATTAGTAAAGAAAATCCTCGCGCCCATCTACAAAATGTGAGACTGTGA
- a CDS encoding alanine racemase, with translation MEGKVNYCLNRIELQQQRAWITIDHKALRHNVKAIKQWLKPNCRLMAVIKADAYGHGAVKVAETLVDAGVDYLAIATLGEGIELREAGIKKPILILGAINTAAEVKEIIRYNLEPTLCTPQQIPIFADVVNSLNTTLDVHLKLDTGMSRLGTRWENAVEFVRCLLQFPRLRLKSIYSHLATADEPDTTFMKIQQSRFEEAISRIKALGVKIPLLHLANSAGTLADTSLHYDLVRVGLCLYGLYPAPHLKDVIPLKPVLEVKARITQIKHLPPNTGVSYGHTYKCPREIKMAVVAIGYADGVPRLLSNRMKVIVKGRYAPQIGNITMDQLMIDVSDFEDIEVGDIVTLLGREKDAIISADLWANTIGTISWEILCGFKHRLPRIHLY, from the coding sequence ATAGAGGGGAAGGTGAATTATTGTCTAAATAGGATAGAGTTGCAACAACAAAGGGCATGGATAACTATTGACCATAAGGCTTTGAGACACAACGTGAAAGCCATAAAACAGTGGTTGAAGCCCAACTGTCGTCTTATGGCAGTAATAAAGGCAGATGCCTATGGCCATGGTGCGGTTAAAGTGGCAGAAACGCTGGTGGATGCCGGTGTTGATTATCTAGCTATCGCTACTCTGGGGGAAGGGATAGAATTAAGAGAAGCAGGCATAAAAAAGCCAATATTGATTCTAGGGGCAATTAATACAGCGGCAGAAGTGAAAGAGATTATCAGATATAACCTTGAGCCCACCTTATGCACCCCCCAGCAAATCCCTATTTTTGCCGATGTGGTCAATAGTTTGAATACTACCCTGGATGTGCATCTAAAATTGGATACAGGCATGTCAAGATTGGGCACCCGTTGGGAAAATGCTGTAGAATTTGTCCGTTGCCTTTTGCAATTTCCCCGACTCCGTCTTAAAAGTATTTATTCCCACTTAGCTACAGCAGATGAGCCAGATACTACCTTCATGAAAATACAACAGTCTCGCTTTGAAGAGGCTATTTCCCGTATTAAGGCGTTGGGGGTAAAAATCCCCCTGCTTCACCTGGCTAATTCCGCCGGCACCCTGGCAGATACCTCCCTCCATTATGATCTAGTCAGAGTGGGTTTGTGTCTATATGGTTTATACCCCGCACCCCACCTGAAAGACGTCATCCCCCTTAAACCCGTATTGGAAGTCAAGGCGCGCATCACTCAAATTAAACATCTACCTCCTAATACTGGTGTAAGTTATGGTCATACATATAAGTGCCCTCGGGAAATCAAAATGGCGGTAGTGGCAATAGGTTATGCTGATGGGGTGCCTCGTCTGTTATCTAATAGGATGAAGGTGATTGTCAAGGGAAGATATGCGCCGCAAATAGGGAATATTACAATGGATCAACTCATGATAGATGTGAGTGACTTTGAGGATATTGAGGTGGGAGACATAGTAACCCTATTGGGGAGGGAAAAAGATGCTATCATTAGTGCCGACCTTTGGGCTAATACCATTGGTACCATATCCTGGGAGATTCTCTGTGGCTTCAAACACCGTCTTCCTCGGATTCACCTATATTAA
- a CDS encoding phosphoribulokinase, translated as MSQDRVVIIGVAGDSGCGKSTFLRRLEDLFGREFMTVICLDDYHCLDRKQRKELGITALDPRANNFDLMAEQIAALKNGQAIEKPVYNHETGTIDPPERVEPNKLVVIEGLHPFYDERVRKLVDFGVYLDISEPVKIKWKIQRDMAERGHTYEDVIASINARKPDFTAYIEPQRQYADVIIQVLPTQLVDDPDSNILRVRLIQKEGNPNFETAYLFDEGSTIEWRPCGRKLTCAYPGIKLFYGPDTYLGNEVSVLEIDGQFDNLEEIIYIESHLSRIGTKYYGEMTELLLKHKEYPGSNNGTGLFQVLVGLKMRETYEKLTGQVATTSSQVAKV; from the coding sequence ATGAGTCAAGATAGAGTAGTTATTATCGGAGTGGCAGGTGACTCCGGCTGTGGCAAGTCAACCTTTCTGCGTCGTCTAGAAGATTTGTTTGGCAGAGAATTCATGACTGTAATCTGTCTGGACGACTACCATTGTCTGGATCGCAAGCAGAGAAAGGAATTGGGCATCACAGCATTAGATCCTCGCGCCAATAACTTCGATTTGATGGCCGAACAAATTGCCGCCCTCAAAAACGGTCAAGCCATTGAAAAACCAGTATACAACCACGAAACTGGTACAATAGACCCCCCAGAAAGGGTTGAACCCAACAAGCTGGTGGTAATCGAGGGTTTACACCCCTTCTACGATGAGAGAGTAAGAAAACTAGTGGACTTTGGAGTATACCTGGATATAAGCGAACCAGTTAAAATTAAATGGAAAATCCAAAGGGATATGGCAGAAAGGGGGCATACCTATGAAGACGTCATCGCCTCCATCAATGCCAGAAAACCTGACTTTACCGCCTATATCGAACCCCAGAGACAATACGCCGATGTGATCATCCAGGTATTACCCACTCAATTAGTAGATGATCCAGATAGTAACATTCTGAGAGTGCGTCTTATCCAAAAAGAAGGCAATCCCAATTTTGAAACTGCCTACCTATTCGACGAAGGCTCTACCATTGAATGGCGTCCTTGTGGCCGTAAATTGACCTGTGCCTACCCTGGTATTAAACTATTCTACGGCCCTGACACCTACCTTGGCAATGAGGTTTCTGTCCTAGAAATTGACGGCCAGTTCGATAATCTAGAAGAAATCATTTATATTGAGAGTCACCTCAGCCGCATCGGCACCAAATATTACGGTGAAATGACAGAATTATTGTTAAAACACAAGGAATATCCTGGTTCAAATAATGGCACTGGTTTATTCCAGGTGTTAGTAGGGCTAAAAATGCGGGAAACCTACGAAAAACTCACTGGCCAAGTCGCCACCACCTCCAGTCAAGTAGCTAAGGTTTAA
- a CDS encoding acetate--CoA ligase family protein codes for MDLLEYQAKELFAQVGIPILPSQPIYHPGEVKNLQLPYPIVIKSQVLASGRTQFGGVRFVENTIDAIAVARSLFNLAIEGEYPQVLLAESHCRVDRELFVGIMWDNTIGRPLLLASGRGGVEVESLLANLESFPIEDSFSPFQARILAKKIGLTGRAMASVADVFTKMYQLFVTYDLDIVEINPLGLRENGEVIALDGKIRLNHYALQRHPELHKYLKNGYDRPYTVFILNPENNPEKDIAIVSDSRDEAILLGNLLQQGNNNSPIHSLYLLPRKTAVYWQENVNPLISQIMAQKSLKKVLVVHSNLDSFVDILTQQLALREQELSKSELRELTKLEQSHPPSWIIRTLYPLPHKPPQFHWCDSLQQVLELAMEL; via the coding sequence ATGGATTTGCTGGAGTATCAAGCCAAGGAATTATTTGCCCAGGTGGGGATTCCCATATTACCCTCTCAACCCATCTACCACCCGGGGGAGGTAAAAAATCTACAACTGCCCTATCCTATTGTAATCAAATCCCAGGTGTTGGCCAGTGGAAGGACACAGTTTGGGGGTGTTAGATTTGTAGAGAATACTATAGACGCCATTGCTGTGGCACGTTCCCTTTTCAACCTAGCTATAGAAGGAGAATATCCCCAGGTGTTGCTAGCAGAAAGCCATTGCCGGGTGGACAGGGAGTTATTTGTGGGGATAATGTGGGACAATACCATCGGCAGGCCCCTATTGCTAGCTTCCGGTAGGGGTGGGGTAGAGGTAGAGTCTTTACTGGCTAATTTGGAGAGTTTCCCCATCGAGGATTCCTTTTCTCCTTTTCAGGCAAGGATTTTGGCCAAGAAAATAGGATTAACAGGGAGGGCCATGGCCTCTGTAGCCGATGTGTTTACCAAAATGTATCAGCTATTTGTCACCTATGACTTAGACATTGTAGAAATCAATCCCTTGGGGTTAAGGGAAAACGGGGAGGTAATAGCCTTAGATGGCAAAATCCGTCTTAACCATTACGCTTTGCAACGCCATCCTGAATTACATAAATATCTAAAAAACGGCTACGATAGGCCCTATACAGTCTTTATCCTTAACCCGGAAAATAACCCAGAAAAGGATATAGCCATTGTCAGCGACAGTAGGGATGAGGCAATACTATTAGGCAACCTCCTTCAGCAGGGAAACAACAACTCCCCCATCCACAGCCTCTATCTGTTACCCCGTAAGACTGCTGTCTACTGGCAGGAAAACGTCAACCCTCTGATTAGCCAGATTATGGCACAGAAGAGCCTCAAAAAAGTCTTAGTAGTTCATTCTAACCTGGATAGTTTTGTAGACATTCTAACCCAGCAACTGGCCTTGAGGGAACAAGAGTTGTCGAAATCAGAATTACGAGAACTTACAAAATTAGAACAGTCTCACCCCCCTTCCTGGATTATTCGCACCCTCTATCCCCTCCCCCATAAGCCTCCTCAGTTTCACTGGTGTGACAGCCTCCAACAGGTCCTAGAACTAGCTATGGAACTTTAG
- the crtH gene encoding carotene isomerase, whose translation MKHYDVIVIGAGIGGLVTATQLAAKGIKVLVLERYVIPGGSAGYFERNGYRFDVGASMIFGFGKSGTTNLLTRALEAVGVTLETIPDPVQIHYHLPNGLEVKVHRDYERFLGELYSYFPEEKEGIRGFYDECWQVFNALNSIELLSLEEIRYLIRVFFQNPGACLRLLKYLPLNVGDVARKYIKNPELLKFIDIECYSWSTVPADLTPMINAGMVFSDRHYGGINYPKGGVGKIAEKLVEGLIKHGGEIQYGARVSEILVQYGQAVGVRLANGKEYYGERIVSNATRWDTFDKLLKNQKKPLRERQWEKNYRQSPSFLSLHLGVSAELFREDKPECHHILLENWENMETEQGTIFVSIPTVLDPSLAPEGYHIIHTFTPSSIEYWRGLSRKQYEYKKEEAAGRIIERLEAIFPGLDAHLDYMEIGTPLTHRRFLGRINGTYGPIPARRLPGLLAMPFNRTSIKNLYCVGDSTFPGQGLNAVAFSGFSCAHRIAVDLGYY comes from the coding sequence ATGAAGCATTATGATGTGATTGTAATTGGCGCGGGGATTGGGGGATTAGTAACGGCAACCCAGTTGGCGGCAAAGGGGATAAAAGTGTTAGTATTGGAACGTTATGTAATCCCGGGTGGTAGTGCAGGTTATTTCGAGCGTAATGGGTACCGCTTTGATGTGGGTGCCTCCATGATATTCGGCTTTGGCAAATCCGGCACCACCAATCTATTAACCCGCGCCTTGGAAGCAGTGGGAGTCACATTGGAAACTATACCAGATCCAGTACAAATACACTATCATCTTCCCAATGGCCTAGAAGTTAAAGTCCACAGAGATTACGAGAGATTTCTAGGAGAGTTATACAGCTACTTCCCAGAGGAGAAAGAGGGGATTAGGGGGTTTTATGATGAATGTTGGCAGGTATTTAATGCCCTTAATTCCATTGAATTGTTGTCGTTGGAAGAAATAAGATATCTAATCCGTGTGTTTTTCCAAAACCCAGGCGCCTGTTTACGTTTGCTGAAATATCTTCCCCTCAATGTAGGGGATGTAGCCCGTAAGTATATCAAAAATCCAGAATTGTTGAAATTCATCGACATAGAATGTTATTCTTGGTCAACAGTACCGGCTGACTTAACCCCCATGATTAATGCAGGGATGGTATTTTCCGATCGCCATTATGGTGGGATTAACTATCCAAAGGGGGGAGTAGGCAAAATAGCAGAAAAACTAGTAGAAGGCCTGATCAAACATGGGGGGGAAATCCAGTATGGAGCCAGGGTAAGCGAGATACTGGTACAATATGGACAAGCGGTGGGAGTGAGACTAGCTAACGGCAAGGAGTATTATGGGGAGAGGATTGTCTCCAATGCTACCCGTTGGGATACTTTTGACAAGTTACTGAAGAATCAAAAGAAACCCCTTCGAGAGAGACAATGGGAGAAAAACTACCGTCAATCCCCTAGCTTTCTGAGTTTGCACCTAGGGGTAAGTGCGGAGTTGTTTAGGGAGGATAAACCAGAATGCCATCATATCCTCCTGGAAAACTGGGAGAATATGGAGACGGAACAGGGGACAATTTTCGTGTCCATTCCCACAGTACTAGATCCTAGTTTAGCACCAGAGGGCTACCACATCATACACACTTTTACCCCAAGTAGCATAGAATATTGGCGGGGATTATCGAGGAAACAGTACGAATATAAGAAGGAGGAGGCGGCAGGGCGTATAATTGAACGATTGGAGGCCATTTTCCCGGGGTTAGACGCCCATCTAGACTATATGGAGATAGGCACACCCCTGACTCACAGACGCTTTTTGGGACGTATAAACGGCACTTACGGCCCTATTCCCGCACGTCGTCTCCCAGGTCTGTTGGCAATGCCTTTCAACCGTACTTCAATCAAAAATCTTTACTGTGTGGGGGATAGCACTTTTCCAGGGCAAGGATTGAATGCGGTGGCCTTTTCTGGATTTAGTTGTGCCCATAGAATAGCGGTAGATCTAGGATACTACTAA
- a CDS encoding glycosyltransferase family 39 protein yields the protein MNALASKPEPPPLYWITLWQWQRLFNLSILSTRLLSVIFSILSILAIYLVSQYLFADKLVAVITTTIFAFSPLQIPYSQEAREYSLWNLLSLLTIFYLFRAIRQEALG from the coding sequence ATAAATGCCCTTGCCAGCAAACCGGAACCCCCTCCTCTGTACTGGATCACATTATGGCAGTGGCAGAGGCTATTTAACTTATCCATTTTATCCACTAGATTGCTATCAGTTATTTTTAGTATTCTTTCCATTTTGGCTATTTATCTTGTTTCCCAATACCTTTTTGCTGATAAACTGGTTGCCGTCATTACCACTACTATTTTTGCTTTTTCCCCACTGCAGATTCCCTATTCCCAGGAAGCAAGAGAATACAGTCTATGGAATTTATTATCACTCCTGACAATATTTTACTTGTTCAGGGCAATTAGACAAGAGGCATTGGGCTAG
- a CDS encoding glycosyltransferase gives MRVSQSTFPYKKIAITGFLFASFFLLLSRLYHHLIPLFKHLVSWLNTLELAGYYPFSLPWLIGLFIVYTVMGISPQQNRLSRLIIVSVFCFFLIRYLWWRVAFSLNLDTTINSIFSCLLILIEIALIISPLWQFILTLNIKTRIPQAEKMSVAVKEGVYNPTVDIFIPSYNEPVEVIKRTIVACQAIEYEPKRVYLLDDGNRDFVRRLCEELNCGYITRKNRLHAKAGNLNNALQQTSGELIAVFDADFVPTTDFLRETVGFFQDSRLALLQTYQSFYSPDPICRNLGIDKILPTEVDIFSRYYQRIRDSINTAICYGSSFVVRRKHLEEIGGFVCGTLSEDYHTGIRLAAEGYKVIYLEKSLSAGLSAENCFGHVRQRRRWARGTIQTLFIPENPLKVKGLKWWQRCAHLEGIFQWFLSPIRLVLLLLPLAYTLFQVVPLRATLEELINFLFPLYFVQISIFSWLNFRSRSVLMSEVYNLVTATPISIEIIQTLMEPFRAIFRVTPKGIKQDGYYFNWGLASPLIFFFILNLINLFSVSKRRGLFMGIIDFNLIIFWNIYNLVVLAWAIAALVEKPKPDVYQWLSVNFPVVFQDEERSYRGIVTKMCEIGAEITFDTELKPRAGGRLLFANKGLSLEVKEIIPLKKPQEFKLLFSDLSLTQYRQLIKMLFCQPNQWQPENTPNELTMLWLLTKSFFAVFWDLIRFNFIQPRRHQR, from the coding sequence ATGCGTGTCAGTCAGTCAACGTTTCCTTACAAAAAAATTGCCATAACTGGTTTTCTTTTTGCCTCTTTTTTCCTGTTATTATCCCGGCTTTATCATCACCTGATTCCTCTGTTTAAACACCTAGTCAGTTGGTTAAATACTTTAGAGTTGGCAGGATATTATCCCTTTTCTTTGCCCTGGCTTATCGGCTTATTCATTGTTTACACTGTTATGGGTATATCTCCACAGCAAAATCGCTTATCCAGGCTGATAATTGTCTCAGTATTCTGTTTTTTCTTGATTCGCTATCTTTGGTGGCGTGTTGCCTTTTCTCTCAACCTAGATACGACAATAAACTCCATCTTCAGTTGCTTGTTGATTTTGATAGAAATAGCCTTAATCATTTCTCCTCTTTGGCAGTTCATTTTAACTCTAAATATAAAGACTAGAATCCCCCAGGCAGAAAAGATGTCTGTAGCTGTTAAGGAGGGAGTATACAACCCCACTGTAGATATTTTCATTCCCAGTTATAATGAACCAGTGGAGGTAATAAAAAGGACAATTGTAGCTTGTCAGGCAATAGAATATGAGCCCAAAAGGGTATACTTGTTAGATGATGGCAACAGAGACTTTGTTAGGCGTTTATGTGAGGAATTAAATTGTGGTTACATTACCAGAAAAAATCGTCTCCATGCTAAGGCAGGTAATCTGAATAACGCCTTGCAACAAACCAGTGGCGAGTTAATTGCCGTTTTCGATGCAGACTTTGTGCCAACCACGGATTTCTTGAGAGAAACAGTGGGTTTTTTTCAAGACAGTCGCCTGGCACTATTACAAACATATCAGAGTTTTTACTCTCCTGACCCCATTTGCAGAAATTTAGGGATAGACAAAATTCTTCCCACAGAAGTCGATATTTTCTCCCGCTACTACCAGAGGATTCGTGACAGTATCAATACTGCTATTTGTTATGGTAGCTCTTTTGTTGTAAGAAGAAAACACCTGGAGGAAATTGGGGGTTTTGTTTGTGGCACACTGAGTGAAGATTATCATACGGGCATTCGTCTTGCCGCCGAGGGTTATAAAGTAATCTATCTGGAAAAAAGTTTGAGTGCGGGGTTATCTGCTGAAAACTGTTTTGGACATGTTAGACAGAGAAGAAGATGGGCAAGAGGCACTATTCAGACATTATTTATCCCCGAAAATCCTCTGAAGGTAAAGGGGTTAAAGTGGTGGCAAAGATGTGCTCATTTAGAGGGTATATTCCAGTGGTTTTTAAGTCCAATTAGACTGGTTTTATTGTTGCTTCCCTTGGCTTATACCCTTTTCCAAGTTGTGCCTCTTAGGGCTACCCTAGAGGAGTTAATTAACTTTTTGTTTCCTTTATACTTTGTCCAAATTTCCATATTTTCTTGGCTAAATTTTCGCAGTCGTTCCGTGTTGATGTCAGAGGTATACAATCTGGTAACAGCCACGCCTATATCCATAGAAATAATCCAGACTTTGATGGAGCCTTTTCGGGCCATTTTCAGAGTAACACCCAAAGGCATCAAACAGGATGGATATTATTTCAATTGGGGGTTAGCATCGCCATTGATTTTCTTTTTTATCCTCAACCTTATAAACCTTTTTTCTGTATCCAAAAGACGAGGATTGTTTATGGGCATTATTGACTTCAATCTCATTATTTTTTGGAACATTTACAACCTAGTAGTTTTAGCATGGGCTATAGCAGCATTAGTAGAAAAACCCAAGCCTGACGTATACCAGTGGTTGAGTGTTAACTTCCCTGTCGTCTTCCAAGATGAAGAAAGGAGTTATAGAGGCATAGTAACAAAAATGTGTGAGATAGGCGCAGAAATAACCTTTGACACAGAATTAAAACCAAGGGCAGGTGGTAGACTACTATTTGCCAATAAGGGTTTATCTCTGGAGGTGAAAGAAATAATACCCCTGAAAAAGCCCCAAGAATTCAAGTTGCTTTTCTCCGATTTATCTTTAACTCAGTATCGTCAGCTAATAAAAATGTTGTTTTGTCAACCCAATCAATGGCAGCCGGAAAATACACCCAACGAATTGACAATGTTGTGGCTGCTCACCAAGTCTTTCTTTGCCGTATTTTGGGATTTAATTAGGTTTAATTTCATACAACCAAGGAGACACCAACGTTGA
- a CDS encoding WecB/TagA/CpsF family glycosyltransferase produces the protein MEKIEFLNITINNITLPELLPLLTEKGGFVVTPNVDHIVKLQTDAEFLKAYRIADYVICDSKILQYTLKLLGKPIKEKISGSDLLPAFYRYNRHNRDIRIFLLGGKEGVAQQARLNINRKVGWEMVVGALSPSFGFEKNEAECQEIVTKINQSRANVLVIGVGAPKQEKWIVKHRPQLPNVRLFLPLGAAIDFEAGYKQRAPRWMSDIGLEWLHRLLSEPGRLWKRYLVESLPFFFHVIRHRFNLYRYNPLREIQSLPIGLLLYRVGLITEQELELVLQIQREKNYGTRFGEIATDLGLVSPDTVQFFAEELPKIVGTCDILLIGEYLQRAHLVSPSQIDFSLEKQQKFPGKRIGEILVEEGYISQKTLDWFIEFQYLLRNQKGKKTSFRDLYGELQSLRGVNHE, from the coding sequence ATGGAAAAGATTGAGTTTTTAAATATCACAATAAACAATATAACTTTACCGGAATTGTTGCCCCTACTGACGGAAAAAGGGGGATTTGTGGTGACTCCCAATGTGGATCACATAGTAAAATTACAAACTGATGCTGAATTTTTGAAGGCTTATCGTATCGCTGACTATGTAATCTGTGACAGCAAGATACTTCAGTATACCCTTAAACTATTAGGCAAACCCATCAAGGAGAAAATTTCCGGGTCAGACCTCTTGCCGGCCTTTTACCGCTACAATCGTCACAATAGGGATATCAGAATATTCCTCTTGGGGGGAAAGGAGGGAGTCGCCCAGCAGGCTAGACTCAATATCAATCGTAAGGTAGGCTGGGAAATGGTGGTAGGTGCCCTTTCCCCCAGTTTTGGCTTTGAGAAAAATGAGGCCGAGTGTCAAGAGATTGTAACAAAAATTAACCAATCAAGGGCAAATGTGTTAGTAATAGGAGTGGGCGCGCCTAAACAGGAAAAATGGATTGTAAAACATCGCCCCCAACTGCCTAATGTTAGACTATTTTTGCCCCTGGGTGCGGCTATTGACTTTGAGGCTGGTTATAAACAAAGGGCTCCTCGTTGGATGAGTGATATTGGGTTAGAATGGTTACATCGATTACTGTCTGAGCCTGGCAGGCTATGGAAACGCTATTTAGTAGAGAGTTTACCCTTTTTCTTTCACGTTATTCGCCATCGTTTTAACCTCTACCGTTATAATCCCCTGAGGGAAATTCAGTCTTTGCCTATAGGTTTGTTATTGTATCGAGTTGGGTTGATAACTGAGCAAGAATTAGAGTTAGTTTTGCAAATACAAAGAGAGAAAAACTATGGCACTCGTTTCGGAGAAATTGCCACCGATTTGGGTTTAGTTTCCCCTGATACTGTCCAATTTTTTGCGGAAGAGTTGCCAAAGATTGTGGGTACATGTGATATTTTGCTAATTGGTGAATACCTGCAAAGGGCACACTTAGTCTCCCCGTCTCAGATAGATTTTTCTCTAGAGAAACAGCAAAAATTTCCCGGAAAAAGGATAGGAGAAATTTTGGTGGAAGAGGGTTATATTTCCCAAAAGACTCTAGACTGGTTTATCGAATTCCAATATCTTTTAAGAAACCAAAAAGGCAAAAAAACCTCCTTTAGAGACTTGTATGGGGAATTGCAATCCCTTAGAGGCGTTAACCATGAGTGA